A portion of the Magnolia sinica isolate HGM2019 chromosome 17, MsV1, whole genome shotgun sequence genome contains these proteins:
- the LOC131231142 gene encoding guanosine deaminase isoform X2, giving the protein MEEAKVLESKDGAIAVASAFPGHQEAVQDRDHKFLSRAVEEAYNGVDCGDGGPFGAVVVHNDEILVSCHNMVLKHTDPTAHAEVTAVREACKKLGRIELSDCEMYASCEPCPMCFGAIHLSRIKRLVYGAQAEAAIAIGFDDFIADALRGTGFYQKAHLEIKRADGNGAIIAEQVFEKTKEKFRMY; this is encoded by the exons TTCTGGAGTCCAAGGATGGAGCCATTGCTGTAGCTTCTGCATTTCCGGGCCATCAAGAAG CTGTGCAGGATCGAGATCACAAATTTTTGTCAAGAGCTGTAGAAGAAGCTTACAATGGGGTTGATTGTGGAGATGGAGGCCCTTTTGGAGCTGTTGTTGTTCATAATGATGAAATTCTTGTGAGTTGTcataacatggttttgaagcacACAGATCCAACAGCCCATGCTGAGGTGACAGCTGTTAGAGAG GCATGCAAGAAACTTGGAAGGATTGAGCTCTCCGATTGCGAAATGTATGCATCTTGCGAGCCTTGTCCAATGTGCTTTGGTGCAATCCATCTTTCTCGAATTAAG AGGTTGGTGTACGGAGCCCAGGCAGAGGCGGCAATAGCTATTGGATTCGATGATTTTATAGCTGATGCATTGAGGGGCACTGGATTCTACCAAAAGGCCCACTTGGAGATCAAAAGAGCTGATGGTAATGGTGCCATCATCGCGGAACAAGTCTTTGAGAAGACCAAGGAGAAGTTTCGGATGTATTGA